One segment of Phaeacidiphilus oryzae TH49 DNA contains the following:
- a CDS encoding phosphoribosyl-ATP diphosphatase translates to MALKTFEELFAELQQKAAAGETGSRTAELVGLGVHAIGKKVVEEAAEVWMAAEHESDDRTAEEISQLLYHLQVMMIARGLRLEDVYKHL, encoded by the coding sequence ATGGCGCTCAAGACATTCGAGGAGCTCTTCGCCGAGCTCCAGCAGAAGGCCGCCGCCGGCGAGACCGGCTCCCGTACCGCGGAGCTGGTCGGCCTGGGCGTGCACGCGATCGGCAAGAAGGTGGTCGAAGAGGCCGCCGAGGTGTGGATGGCCGCCGAGCACGAGTCGGACGACCGCACCGCCGAGGAGATCTCCCAGTTGCTGTACCACCTCCAGGTGATGATGATCGCGCGCGGTCTCCGCCTGGAGGACGTCTACAAGCATCTGTGA
- a CDS encoding hemolysin family protein: MNGLQVFFAVLLLLGNGFFVGAEFALVSVRRSQIEPLAEGEDDGSVDAATARRARTVLYALENLSRMMAAAQLGITVCSLLLGAVAEPAVSHLLEPVWRAVGLPGGLVHPFSYLVALLLVVAFHMVIGEMVPKNMALAAPEKAALRLGPALAALARVLRPVIAVCNGSANLVLRLFRVEPKDEVESVFSAEELTLLLQDSREAGLLRPGQQERLEDALELGRRPVREVVLPMDRLVAVDESATPRDIELLVAKTGFSRYPVVGGDGVVRGYVHVKDVLEMEADGGLDAPIRQSGWRSLLTLPAGLPLDDALGAMRRAAAHLAVVADGDGSALGVAMLEDVLEELVGEVHDPSHRADG; this comes from the coding sequence ATGAACGGTCTGCAGGTCTTCTTCGCGGTGCTGCTGCTGCTCGGCAACGGCTTCTTCGTGGGCGCGGAGTTCGCCCTGGTCTCGGTGCGGCGCTCGCAGATCGAGCCGCTGGCGGAGGGCGAGGACGACGGAAGCGTGGACGCGGCGACCGCCCGGCGGGCGCGTACCGTGCTCTACGCGCTGGAGAACCTTTCCCGGATGATGGCCGCGGCCCAACTCGGCATCACCGTCTGCTCGCTGCTGCTCGGCGCGGTCGCCGAGCCGGCCGTGTCGCATCTGCTGGAGCCGGTGTGGCGGGCGGTAGGGCTGCCGGGCGGCCTGGTGCACCCGTTCTCGTATCTGGTGGCGCTGCTGCTGGTGGTCGCCTTCCACATGGTGATCGGCGAGATGGTGCCCAAGAACATGGCGCTGGCCGCCCCGGAGAAGGCCGCGCTGCGGCTGGGCCCGGCACTGGCCGCGCTGGCCCGGGTGCTGCGGCCGGTCATCGCGGTCTGCAACGGCTCGGCCAACCTGGTGCTGCGGCTCTTCCGGGTGGAGCCCAAGGACGAGGTGGAGTCGGTCTTCAGCGCCGAGGAGCTGACCCTGCTGCTGCAGGACTCCCGGGAGGCCGGGCTGCTCCGGCCGGGCCAGCAGGAGCGGCTGGAGGACGCGCTGGAGCTGGGGCGGCGACCGGTCCGCGAGGTGGTGCTGCCGATGGACCGGCTGGTCGCGGTGGACGAGTCGGCGACGCCGAGGGACATCGAGCTGCTGGTCGCCAAGACCGGCTTCTCGCGGTACCCGGTGGTCGGCGGGGACGGCGTGGTCCGGGGATACGTCCACGTCAAGGACGTGCTGGAGATGGAGGCCGACGGCGGGCTGGACGCGCCGATCCGGCAGTCCGGCTGGCGCTCGCTGCTGACGCTGCCGGCGGGGCTGCCGCTGGACGACGCCCTCGGCGCGATGCGCCGGGCGGCGGCGCATCTGGCGGTCGTGGCGGACGGGGACGGCAGCGCGCTGGGCGTCGCCATGCTGGAGGACGTCCTGGAGGAGCTGGTGGGCGAGGTCCACGACCCGTCCCATCGCGCGGACGGGTAG
- a CDS encoding PH domain-containing protein, translating to MTTDVGEQHGTVPGAPRLPVTWQPGRSRAVLYALAVLDLSFFSWLASAMPEDWKLNDRFGIAAVGLLLGGLMAVLARPKVKADRNGITVVNFVRTRRLEWPEVLGVNLRLGDPWAVLDLADGGTVSAVGIQPAGGREQAARAARALRACAEVYGTAADRR from the coding sequence GTGACCACCGACGTGGGGGAGCAGCACGGCACCGTGCCGGGTGCCCCGCGACTGCCTGTGACCTGGCAGCCGGGCCGGTCCCGGGCCGTCCTCTACGCCCTCGCCGTCCTCGACCTGAGCTTCTTCTCCTGGCTCGCCTCGGCGATGCCGGAGGACTGGAAGCTCAACGACCGCTTCGGGATAGCCGCCGTCGGGCTGCTTCTGGGCGGGCTGATGGCGGTGCTGGCCCGGCCCAAGGTGAAGGCCGACCGGAACGGGATCACCGTGGTCAACTTCGTCCGCACCCGGCGGCTGGAGTGGCCCGAGGTGCTGGGCGTCAACCTCCGCCTGGGCGACCCCTGGGCGGTGCTCGACCTCGCCGACGGCGGAACGGTCTCCGCCGTCGGCATCCAACCGGCCGGCGGGCGCGAGCAGGCCGCGCGCGCCGCCCGTGCGCTGCGCGCCTGCGCGGAGGTATACGGCACCGCCGCCGACCGCCGCTGA
- a CDS encoding hemolysin family protein: MTTALLLLAALALVLANGLFVAAEFALVTVERGEVERAANAGDRRSRSVLAAVRSLSFQLSGAQLGITVTSLVVGMLAEPALSRLLDAPLKALGLPAEAQHTVAYILGMVLASLFQMVIGELVPKNWAVSRPLQVARAVAGPQRLFSTVCRPLIALLNGSANRIVRAMGMRPADELGSARSAEELISLARHSAQAGALEEDTADLFVRTLGLEGLTAQSVMTPRVDVVAVQDRATAADVLNLARATGLSRFPVYREGIDEITGVVTLKQALAVPREERGERPVTPIAAPPLLVPESLPAERLLERLRRRQPMAVVVDEYGGTAGVVTLEDIVEEMVGSVQDEHDPEDLPELRTVAPVDGHPAWDAEGGCRVDQLASIGLHAPEGPYETVAGLVADLLGRLPAPGESAELPGWRLTVLDVERHRTERVRLVRTGAPEEPGRPAKPGEGAR, encoded by the coding sequence ATGACCACCGCCCTGCTGCTTCTCGCGGCCCTCGCGCTGGTGCTCGCCAACGGCCTCTTCGTGGCCGCCGAATTCGCCCTCGTCACCGTCGAGCGGGGGGAGGTGGAGCGGGCCGCGAACGCCGGGGACCGGCGGTCCCGCTCGGTGCTCGCCGCCGTCCGCTCGCTCTCGTTCCAGCTCTCCGGCGCCCAGCTGGGCATCACCGTCACCTCGCTGGTGGTCGGCATGCTCGCCGAACCGGCGCTCTCCCGGCTGCTGGACGCCCCGCTGAAGGCCCTCGGGCTGCCCGCCGAGGCCCAGCACACCGTCGCGTACATCCTGGGCATGGTGCTGGCCAGCCTCTTCCAGATGGTGATCGGCGAGCTGGTGCCCAAGAACTGGGCGGTCTCCCGCCCGCTGCAGGTGGCCCGCGCGGTCGCAGGACCGCAGCGGCTCTTCTCCACCGTCTGCCGGCCGCTGATCGCCCTCCTCAACGGCAGCGCCAACCGGATCGTGCGGGCGATGGGGATGCGGCCGGCCGACGAGCTGGGCTCCGCGCGCAGCGCCGAGGAGCTGATCTCGCTGGCCCGGCACTCCGCCCAGGCCGGCGCCCTGGAGGAGGACACCGCGGACCTCTTCGTCCGCACCCTCGGCCTGGAGGGGCTCACCGCGCAGAGCGTGATGACCCCGCGGGTCGACGTGGTCGCCGTGCAGGACCGGGCCACCGCGGCCGACGTCCTCAACCTGGCCCGGGCCACCGGCCTCTCCCGCTTCCCGGTCTACCGGGAGGGCATCGACGAGATCACCGGCGTGGTCACCCTCAAGCAGGCGCTGGCGGTGCCGCGCGAGGAGCGCGGGGAGCGGCCGGTGACGCCGATAGCGGCCCCGCCGCTGCTGGTGCCGGAGAGCCTGCCGGCCGAGCGGCTGCTGGAGCGGCTGCGGCGGCGCCAGCCGATGGCCGTGGTCGTCGACGAGTACGGCGGCACCGCCGGGGTGGTCACCCTGGAGGACATCGTCGAGGAGATGGTCGGCTCGGTGCAGGACGAGCACGACCCGGAGGACCTGCCGGAGCTGCGCACCGTGGCCCCGGTGGACGGGCACCCGGCCTGGGACGCCGAGGGCGGCTGCCGGGTGGACCAGCTCGCGTCCATCGGCCTCCACGCCCCCGAGGGCCCGTACGAGACGGTCGCCGGTCTGGTCGCCGACCTCCTCGGCCGGCTGCCCGCGCCCGGCGAGAGTGCGGAGCTGCCCGGGTGGCGGCTGACCGTGCTGGACGTCGAGCGGCACCGGACCGAGCGGGTCCGGCTGGTGCGCACCGGCGCGCCGGAGGAGCCGGGGAGGCCGGCGAAGCCGGGGGAGGGCGCGCGATGA
- a CDS encoding GOLPH3/VPS74 family protein gives MSRSERTLSGLSLPDRLYLLARRRGSDFALVLRAAALTDLLQRGLVEDRDGCPAPTGAAAPASLDPYLARVLESLADSRGRSWRRWVGRARGRESRTVRDALAERGVIELEERRFLGLIPYLSPTPADESVVEALRAQAAATLEGSSEEAGALLALAAAGDVRSILPGRERRAHKARLAELTAAAGPAVPALRAALRSRRAARASSGG, from the coding sequence ATGAGCCGTTCCGAGCGGACACTCTCCGGGCTCAGCCTGCCCGACCGCCTCTACCTGCTGGCCCGGCGCCGGGGCAGCGACTTCGCCCTGGTGCTGCGCGCCGCCGCGCTCACCGATCTCCTCCAGCGCGGCCTGGTCGAGGACCGGGACGGCTGCCCGGCGCCGACCGGCGCGGCGGCGCCGGCCTCCCTGGACCCGTACCTGGCGCGGGTGCTGGAGTCCCTCGCGGACTCCCGCGGCCGGAGCTGGCGGCGCTGGGTGGGCCGGGCGCGCGGGCGCGAGTCGCGCACGGTGCGCGACGCCCTCGCCGAACGGGGCGTGATCGAGCTGGAGGAGCGGCGGTTCCTCGGGCTGATCCCGTACCTCTCCCCGACGCCGGCGGACGAGTCGGTCGTGGAGGCGCTGCGAGCGCAGGCCGCGGCGACGCTGGAGGGGTCCTCCGAGGAGGCGGGCGCGCTGCTGGCGCTGGCCGCGGCGGGCGACGTCCGGTCGATCCTGCCGGGACGCGAACGCCGCGCCCACAAGGCGAGGCTCGCCGAGTTGACCGCCGCGGCGGGGCCGGCCGTCCCGGCCCTCCGCGCCGCCCTGCGCTCCCGCCGCGCGGCGCGGGCGTCCTCCGGGGGCTGA
- the hisG gene encoding ATP phosphoribosyltransferase encodes MLRIAVPNKGSLSVPAAEMLHEAGYRQRKDSKELVLVDPENQVEFFFLRPRDIAIYVGSGRLDIGITGRDLLLDSGAEAEEILSLGFARSTFRFAGPPAVAETVKDLSGRRIATSYTGLVRKHLAEHGVEAEITKLDGAVETAVQLGVADVIADVVETGTSLRNAGMEVFGEPILVSEAVVVRPLGAEDTPQSEQFLRRLQGVLVARRYVMMDYNVRAEKVVEASSLTPGLDSPTVSPLHSEGWVAVRAMVLRHEAQKIMDDLWAIGARAILVTDIHACRL; translated from the coding sequence ATGCTGCGCATCGCCGTCCCGAACAAGGGCTCGCTCTCGGTACCGGCGGCGGAGATGCTCCATGAGGCCGGCTACCGGCAGCGCAAGGACTCCAAGGAGCTGGTGCTGGTCGACCCGGAGAACCAGGTGGAGTTCTTCTTCCTGCGGCCCCGGGACATCGCCATCTACGTCGGCTCCGGCCGCCTTGACATCGGCATCACCGGCCGCGACCTGCTGCTGGACTCCGGGGCGGAGGCCGAGGAGATCCTCTCGCTCGGCTTCGCCCGCTCCACCTTCCGGTTCGCCGGCCCGCCCGCGGTCGCCGAGACGGTGAAGGACCTCTCCGGCCGCCGGATCGCCACCTCGTACACCGGCCTGGTCCGCAAGCACCTCGCCGAGCACGGCGTGGAGGCCGAGATCACCAAGCTGGACGGGGCCGTCGAGACCGCCGTGCAGCTCGGCGTCGCCGACGTGATCGCGGACGTGGTGGAGACCGGCACCAGCCTGCGGAACGCCGGGATGGAGGTCTTCGGCGAGCCGATCCTGGTCTCCGAGGCCGTGGTGGTGCGCCCGCTCGGCGCCGAGGACACCCCGCAGAGCGAGCAGTTCCTGCGCCGGCTGCAGGGCGTCCTGGTGGCCCGGCGGTACGTGATGATGGACTACAACGTCCGGGCCGAGAAGGTCGTCGAGGCCTCCTCGCTCACCCCCGGCCTGGACTCGCCGACGGTCTCCCCGCTGCATAGCGAGGGCTGGGTGGCGGTCCGCGCCATGGTGCTCCGGCACGAGGCGCAGAAGATCATGGACGACCTCTGGGCGATCGGCGCCCGGGCGATCCTGGTCACCGACATCCACGCCTGCCGGCTCTGA
- the ribH gene encoding 6,7-dimethyl-8-ribityllumazine synthase, with the protein MAGQGAPELSVENCQNLRVAVVAAQWHRPVMDGLLDGARRALSALGIEDPTVVRVPGSFELPVAAQALAARRYDAVIALGVVIRGGTPHFDYVCQAATDGLSRVALDSGVPIGFGLLTCDDEKQALDRAGLPDSHEDKGKEAVEAAVATAVLLRGLAEQR; encoded by the coding sequence GTGGCCGGTCAGGGAGCCCCCGAGCTCAGCGTGGAGAACTGCCAGAACCTGCGGGTGGCGGTGGTCGCCGCCCAGTGGCATCGGCCGGTGATGGACGGTCTGCTGGACGGCGCCCGGCGCGCCCTCTCCGCCCTCGGCATCGAGGACCCCACCGTGGTCCGGGTCCCGGGCAGCTTCGAACTCCCGGTCGCGGCGCAGGCGCTGGCCGCGCGCCGGTACGACGCGGTGATCGCCCTCGGCGTCGTCATCCGCGGCGGCACCCCGCACTTCGACTACGTGTGCCAGGCCGCCACCGACGGCCTGAGCCGGGTCGCGCTCGACTCCGGGGTCCCAATCGGGTTCGGCCTGCTCACCTGCGACGACGAGAAGCAGGCGCTGGACCGGGCGGGCCTCCCGGACTCCCACGAGGACAAGGGCAAGGAGGCCGTCGAGGCCGCCGTGGCCACCGCCGTCCTGCTGCGCGGGCTGGCCGAGCAGCGGTGA
- a CDS encoding SPFH domain-containing protein: protein MTPTDPTGALPQLPKPRVTERRMSGAPGLLMLLVCLVLLGAGAALVATATGPGTAAAGLVVAIIGFFSLRGLTIVAPGQARVVQLLGRYRGTLRKPGLTWVNPFTTRRTVSTRIRNLETETSKVNDSDGNPIEIAAVVVWQVEDTAQAVFEVDDYRKFVAIQCETAVRHIANSFPYDARETGARSLRDSGEEITALLAQEIGARVTAAGVTIVESRITRLSYAPEIAQVMLQRQQAGAVVAARRRIVEGAVGMVELALARLSEQDIVELDEERKAAMVSNLLVVLCGDRGTQPVVNTGSLYQ, encoded by the coding sequence ATGACCCCCACCGACCCCACGGGCGCACTGCCCCAGCTCCCCAAGCCCCGCGTGACCGAGCGCCGGATGTCCGGGGCGCCCGGTCTGCTGATGCTGCTGGTCTGCCTGGTACTGCTGGGCGCCGGCGCCGCCCTGGTGGCGACCGCCACCGGCCCGGGAACGGCCGCCGCCGGCCTCGTGGTGGCGATCATCGGCTTCTTCTCCCTGCGCGGGCTCACCATCGTCGCGCCCGGCCAGGCCCGCGTCGTCCAGCTGCTCGGCCGCTACCGCGGCACCCTCCGCAAGCCCGGGCTGACCTGGGTCAACCCCTTCACCACCCGCCGCACGGTGTCCACCCGGATCCGCAACCTGGAGACCGAGACCTCCAAGGTCAACGACTCCGACGGCAACCCGATCGAGATCGCCGCCGTCGTGGTCTGGCAGGTCGAGGACACCGCGCAGGCGGTCTTCGAGGTCGACGACTACCGCAAGTTCGTCGCGATCCAGTGCGAGACCGCCGTCCGGCACATCGCCAACTCCTTCCCGTACGACGCCCGGGAGACCGGTGCGCGTTCCCTGCGGGACAGCGGCGAGGAGATCACCGCGCTGCTCGCGCAGGAGATCGGCGCCCGGGTCACCGCGGCCGGCGTCACCATCGTCGAGTCCCGGATCACCCGGCTCTCCTACGCGCCGGAGATCGCCCAGGTCATGCTGCAGCGGCAGCAGGCCGGCGCGGTGGTGGCCGCCCGCCGGCGGATCGTCGAAGGCGCCGTCGGGATGGTCGAGCTGGCCCTGGCCAGGCTCTCCGAGCAGGACATCGTCGAACTCGACGAGGAGCGCAAGGCCGCGATGGTCAGCAACCTGCTGGTCGTCCTGTGCGGGGACCGGGGGACCCAGCCGGTGGTCAACACCGGGTCGCTGTACCAGTGA